Proteins encoded in a region of the Stieleria neptunia genome:
- a CDS encoding rod-binding protein, with amino-acid sequence MESIGNNISVSLPGQIAAAAKGGDPSMEQMKELGTEFESVFLSMLMKEMRNSLEDGLFGGDGSDSFGGMFDLFIGQHLAQSNAIGVSDLLVEQYSKTQADGEPESSSGVSFSA; translated from the coding sequence ATGGAATCCATCGGAAACAACATCAGCGTGAGCTTGCCGGGTCAGATCGCCGCGGCGGCCAAGGGCGGCGATCCGTCCATGGAGCAGATGAAAGAACTGGGCACGGAGTTTGAAAGCGTGTTTCTGTCGATGCTGATGAAGGAGATGCGAAACTCACTCGAAGACGGCCTGTTCGGCGGCGACGGAAGTGACTCCTTTGGCGGCATGTTCGATCTGTTCATCGGCCAACACCTTGCCCAGTCCAACGCGATCGGCGTCAGCGATTTGTTGGTCGAGCAGTACTCCAAAACGCAAGCCGACGGCGAGCCGGAGTCATCATCCGGCGTCTCGTTCTCCGCATAA